From Cecembia calidifontis, one genomic window encodes:
- a CDS encoding TIGR00730 family Rossman fold protein translates to MSSRFDNFEEKREEKIRKAFKERDWNEIKSTDSWVIFKVISEFVEGFEKLAKIGPCVSVFGSARTPENHPHYMMAEEISAKLVRHGYGVITGGGPGIMEAANKGANSENGKSVGLCIKLPFEAKGNIYIDPDKLISFDYFFVRKVMFTKYSQGFIVLPGGFGTLDELFEALTLIQTIKIGRFPIVLVGKEFWGGLIDWIKNTLLQQHAYINAEDLDLFFVVDDATEAVKVIDEFYSKYLLTPNY, encoded by the coding sequence ATGAGCAGTAGATTTGATAATTTTGAAGAAAAAAGAGAGGAAAAAATCAGGAAGGCTTTTAAAGAGAGAGACTGGAACGAAATAAAGAGCACTGATTCCTGGGTGATTTTTAAGGTAATTTCAGAGTTTGTTGAAGGTTTTGAAAAACTCGCCAAAATAGGACCCTGTGTTTCTGTCTTTGGTTCTGCAAGAACACCGGAAAACCATCCACATTATATGATGGCCGAAGAGATTTCTGCCAAGTTGGTCAGACATGGCTATGGAGTAATCACAGGTGGTGGGCCGGGCATCATGGAAGCTGCCAATAAAGGGGCCAATTCTGAAAATGGTAAATCTGTTGGACTTTGTATCAAATTGCCTTTTGAAGCCAAGGGTAACATTTATATTGACCCGGATAAACTCATCAGTTTTGATTACTTTTTTGTCAGAAAGGTGATGTTTACCAAGTACTCTCAGGGCTTTATTGTCCTGCCAGGGGGATTTGGGACTTTGGACGAATTGTTTGAAGCACTTACTTTGATCCAGACAATTAAAATCGGAAGATTTCCTATTGTCTTGGTCGGTAAGGAGTTTTGGGGAGGCTTGATTGATTGGATCAAAAATACTCTGCTTCAGCAGCATGCTTACATAAATGCCGAAGACCTTGACCTTTTCTTTGTGGTTGATGATGCGACTGAAGCCGTAAAAGTCATTGATGAATTTTACAGCAAGTACCTGCTTACGCCAAATTATTGA
- a CDS encoding YkgJ family cysteine cluster protein produces the protein MNLQEKSQEVRRVFDELDVETKAFLEASKLTCIPGCGFCCSNPKVNASVLEFLPLAFDLYDKGKAEKALEMLESKDEESFCIIYKSMSLDNTKGFCSDYTNRGLICRLFSSSSRKNKEGKKEIITCKKIKEGKKSEFEAASKSINEDLPIPLNSGIYNQLYNIDFQLTAQQLPINQAIKKAIEVVLTYKFYTENQEPEASENF, from the coding sequence ATGAATCTTCAGGAAAAATCACAGGAAGTCAGGAGGGTATTTGATGAGCTGGATGTGGAAACCAAGGCTTTTTTGGAAGCAAGCAAACTTACCTGCATTCCCGGCTGTGGTTTTTGTTGCTCAAACCCCAAAGTGAATGCCTCTGTGCTGGAGTTTTTGCCTTTGGCCTTTGACTTATATGATAAAGGTAAAGCTGAAAAAGCATTGGAAATGCTGGAAAGCAAAGATGAGGAAAGCTTCTGTATCATTTATAAATCTATGTCCTTGGATAACACAAAGGGATTCTGTTCGGATTATACCAACAGGGGATTGATATGCAGACTGTTCAGTTCTTCCTCCCGTAAAAACAAAGAAGGCAAAAAGGAAATCATCACCTGCAAAAAAATAAAAGAAGGTAAAAAATCAGAATTTGAAGCAGCTTCCAAATCAATAAATGAAGACCTTCCAATTCCCTTAAATTCCGGAATTTATAATCAACTATATAACATTGATTTTCAGCTTACCGCACAGCAGTTACCGATCAATCAGGCCATCAAAAAAGCCATTGAAGTGGTACTGACCTATAAATTTTATACTGAAAACCAGGAACCTGAAGCCAGTGAAAATTTTTGA
- a CDS encoding phage holin family protein: protein MLNISEIIQTVKQLIDVRVQLVKDEINETIASIMARIFLLLLMMTVSVMVLLFASFSLAFYLSEQMYSTYKGFLYVGLLYLLVFILIYFLKDYRGIVASFQRFLKNFVFGGRHKED from the coding sequence ATGCTTAACATTTCAGAAATCATCCAAACGGTCAAACAGCTGATCGATGTGAGGGTGCAACTTGTCAAGGACGAAATCAATGAAACCATAGCCAGCATTATGGCTAGGATTTTTCTGCTTTTATTGATGATGACAGTATCAGTAATGGTTTTGCTTTTTGCAAGCTTTTCTCTTGCTTTTTACCTGAGCGAACAGATGTATTCAACTTACAAAGGTTTCCTATATGTGGGTTTGCTTTATCTGCTTGTGTTCATCCTGATTTACTTCCTTAAAGATTATAGGGGAATCGTAGCCTCATTCCAGAGGTTTTTGAAAAACTTTGTTTTTGGAGGACGACATAAGGAGGATTAA
- a CDS encoding geranylgeranylglyceryl/heptaprenylglyceryl phosphate synthase — protein MKNEVGDKIKSISLSGRKGIAWLIDPDDLDEITPERLELSAAQNIDFIFLGGSLIQKNNIGESIQMIRKYASGIPIVLFPGNSIQFSLGADAILFLSLISGRNPELLIGQHVNVAPLIAKSNLEVLATGYMLVDGGEKTSVHYISQTIPLPNHHPELSVATALAGFYLGLQYFYLDAGSGAPNPVNPKLIKAVKQSVPAPLIVGGGLNTLDKIKNAFLAGADLVVIGNGAVKSPNLLEEANTFLESLRVMAN, from the coding sequence ATGAAGAATGAGGTGGGTGATAAAATAAAGTCCATTTCCCTCTCTGGAAGAAAAGGAATTGCATGGCTCATCGATCCGGATGATTTAGATGAAATTACCCCAGAAAGATTAGAGCTTTCAGCCGCACAAAACATTGATTTTATTTTTTTGGGCGGAAGCTTGATTCAAAAAAACAACATAGGTGAATCCATCCAGATGATAAGGAAATATGCTTCTGGAATTCCAATTGTTCTTTTTCCTGGCAATTCAATCCAATTTTCACTTGGGGCTGATGCTATTCTTTTCCTTTCCCTAATTTCAGGACGTAATCCCGAATTATTGATCGGTCAGCATGTAAATGTTGCCCCATTAATAGCAAAAAGTAACCTTGAGGTCTTAGCAACCGGGTATATGCTTGTGGATGGAGGAGAAAAAACAAGCGTACATTACATTAGCCAAACCATCCCTCTGCCCAATCATCATCCCGAGTTGAGCGTTGCAACAGCACTTGCCGGCTTTTACTTAGGGCTTCAATATTTTTATCTGGATGCAGGAAGTGGTGCTCCAAATCCTGTCAATCCTAAGCTCATCAAGGCAGTCAAACAAAGTGTTCCTGCCCCATTAATAGTTGGGGGTGGGCTAAATACCCTTGATAAAATTAAAAATGCTTTTTTGGCAGGAGCTGATTTGGTTGTAATCGGAAATGGAGCAGTAAAATCACCAAATTTATTAGAAGAGGCCAATACTTTCTTGGAATCCTTAAGGGTAATGGCAAATTAA
- the pheS gene encoding phenylalanine--tRNA ligase subunit alpha — protein sequence MHQEKIEAIKAAIASADAQNQDELEAYRLQFISKKSVVGELFAEMRNIPNEQKREYGQLVNEVKQLADAKFQELIDKVNAASKKSKSMDLDLTLPPTYIPVGGIHPLTATRQRIIEIFERIGFNLSEGPEIEDDWHNFTALNFPENHPAREMQDTFFIEKNPDIALRTHTSSVQVRVMENQKPPIRTLSPGRVYRNEAISARAHCIFHQVEGLYVDENVGFADLKNTLYHFAKEMFGRETKVRFRPSFFPFTEPSAEIDISCLLCGGKGCNVCKGSGWVEIGGSGMVDPNVLENCGIDSKKYTGFAFGMGIERIAMLKYQIKDLRLFTENDVRFLKQFRSLL from the coding sequence ATGCATCAGGAAAAAATTGAAGCCATCAAGGCCGCCATCGCATCAGCTGATGCTCAAAATCAGGATGAGCTTGAGGCTTACAGGTTGCAGTTTATAAGCAAGAAAAGCGTAGTAGGAGAGTTATTTGCCGAAATGAGGAATATTCCTAATGAACAAAAAAGGGAATATGGTCAGCTTGTCAATGAGGTAAAACAACTTGCAGATGCCAAATTCCAAGAATTGATCGATAAGGTCAATGCAGCATCCAAGAAATCAAAATCTATGGATCTGGATCTCACATTGCCTCCCACTTATATTCCGGTAGGGGGTATACATCCATTGACTGCCACCAGACAAAGAATCATAGAAATATTTGAAAGGATAGGTTTCAACCTTTCTGAAGGTCCGGAAATTGAAGATGATTGGCACAATTTTACCGCCCTGAATTTTCCTGAAAACCATCCCGCAAGGGAAATGCAGGACACCTTCTTTATTGAGAAGAATCCCGACATCGCCCTAAGGACACATACTTCATCCGTTCAGGTGAGGGTTATGGAAAACCAAAAACCACCTATTAGGACCCTTTCTCCAGGTAGGGTTTACAGAAATGAAGCAATTTCAGCAAGAGCGCATTGTATTTTCCATCAGGTAGAAGGATTATATGTGGACGAAAATGTGGGCTTTGCGGACCTGAAAAATACCCTTTACCACTTTGCAAAAGAAATGTTTGGCAGAGAGACTAAAGTAAGGTTCAGGCCTTCATTCTTTCCTTTTACAGAACCAAGTGCTGAAATCGATATCAGCTGTCTGCTATGCGGAGGAAAAGGCTGTAATGTCTGCAAGGGAAGCGGATGGGTTGAAATCGGCGGTTCCGGTATGGTAGACCCGAATGTATTGGAAAATTGTGGGATTGATTCAAAAAAATATACTGGATTTGCCTTTGGCATGGGGATAGAAAGAATTGCAATGCTGAAATACCAAATCAAGGACCTTCGTTTGTTTACAGAGAACGATGTCCGTTTTCTCAAGCAGTTCAGATCCTTGCTTTAG
- a CDS encoding outer membrane beta-barrel protein, with protein sequence MKVNLVKLFLTLFLLAYAVHSQAQRGEGRNQEILLKGRVIEGESKEAMIGANVLVKTVTDSLLVSTVTGADGSFEVRRPMIPSVKLEITFLGYQKITKIHNRGDALDLGTLVLVEDSKLLGEVIIEGQIPVGEVKGDTTSFNANAFKTRENADAEDLIRKIPGVTIQNGEIQAKGEQVQRVLVDGREFFGSDPFLALRNLPADVIDRVEILDQRSDQSRLTGFDDGNYSRTINIVTRPDRRSGQFGRIYAGGGTQDRYAAGGNFNYFKGDKRISIIGLFNNINQQNFSSQDLVGVSGGQGGPGGGRGGMGGGGGGRPGGGGWGGGGNNNFLVGQDQGIITTNSLGLNYSDKIGKTMNLTASYFFNSTNNNLFRLTNRETILSETNRQFYEESLLNTIRNNNHRINGRIEYDINEKNAIIVTPSINFQNNTTFNDRDGLNLSGVLNPLSSTRTLSDATTDGYNVSNNFVYRYKFDKKGRTLSTTVFTSWNKRDQLSELIAANRDFIRDIRDTINQETFGLSDGFNYRATLQFTEPITEKSLLTASYQVGNNKTSADQQTFSMLPELGIMVLDTALSNVFDNRFTIQRPSVGYSYNLKNWNINANLDYQYAVQENESLFPLERTFNQSFSNFLPGMNAFYRNQQKGTSFRLRYRTNTQEPTVNQLQNVINNQNPLQLSVGNPDLQQAFSHSVFTNFSKINLEKSKTFFSFLFVSLTENFIGNSTFVSQTDSLINGEILLRPGAQISRPENLSGQLRSRLFVTYGSPIKKLKSQFNMNSSVAFNRTPGLINGQKNFNDNIDLSQGLTLTSNISKDVDFTLSTTGTYTIVNSSLQTNLSNNFYIQNSNIRFYYSPNNGKLFVSNTVNNMLYRGLSADLDQSVWLWNIEAGYRFLKDNKGELKFTVFDLLNQNNAIGRTVNDVTIEDTFTRVLTRYGLVSFTYIIGNFKQQERNESGPPMGRPWGGGGGRTW encoded by the coding sequence ATGAAAGTTAACTTAGTTAAATTATTTTTAACGCTATTTTTACTGGCTTATGCTGTTCATTCTCAAGCACAAAGAGGGGAAGGTCGTAATCAGGAAATTTTACTAAAGGGCCGGGTCATTGAAGGTGAAAGCAAAGAGGCCATGATCGGTGCAAATGTTTTGGTGAAGACTGTAACAGATTCCCTTTTGGTCTCCACAGTAACAGGGGCAGATGGGAGTTTTGAAGTAAGACGCCCTATGATACCCAGTGTGAAGTTGGAAATTACCTTTTTGGGTTATCAGAAAATCACTAAAATCCATAACCGGGGAGATGCCTTGGATTTGGGCACATTGGTTTTGGTAGAAGACAGTAAGCTATTGGGTGAAGTGATCATTGAAGGTCAGATTCCTGTGGGTGAGGTCAAAGGAGATACAACTTCATTCAACGCCAATGCTTTTAAAACAAGGGAGAATGCAGATGCCGAAGACCTGATCCGGAAAATACCGGGGGTCACTATACAGAATGGCGAAATTCAGGCCAAAGGAGAACAAGTTCAGCGGGTTCTTGTAGATGGGCGGGAGTTTTTTGGAAGTGATCCTTTCCTGGCCTTAAGAAATCTTCCTGCAGATGTAATCGACAGAGTAGAAATCCTGGATCAAAGATCAGATCAATCCAGGCTGACCGGATTTGACGATGGCAACTATTCCAGAACCATCAATATTGTTACCCGGCCTGATAGACGCTCAGGTCAGTTTGGAAGAATTTATGCAGGAGGAGGAACACAGGACAGGTATGCTGCCGGAGGAAATTTCAATTATTTTAAAGGAGATAAAAGGATTTCTATCATAGGCCTTTTCAATAACATCAACCAGCAAAACTTCTCTTCCCAAGATTTGGTAGGTGTGTCCGGTGGACAAGGTGGTCCTGGAGGGGGCAGAGGAGGTATGGGCGGTGGCGGAGGTGGCCGTCCTGGTGGCGGAGGCTGGGGCGGAGGAGGTAACAACAACTTCCTCGTAGGCCAGGATCAAGGGATCATCACTACCAACAGCCTTGGCCTAAACTACAGCGATAAAATCGGCAAAACCATGAACCTGACAGCGAGTTATTTCTTCAACTCCACCAATAATAATCTGTTCAGGTTGACGAATAGAGAAACCATCTTGTCTGAAACCAATAGACAATTCTATGAAGAAAGTTTACTGAATACCATTAGGAACAACAACCATCGGATCAATGGACGTATTGAATACGATATCAATGAGAAAAATGCTATTATTGTTACCCCTTCCATTAATTTCCAAAACAATACCACATTCAATGACCGGGATGGTTTGAACCTTTCGGGGGTTTTAAATCCACTGAGCAGTACCCGGACTTTATCCGATGCCACTACAGATGGTTATAATGTTTCCAATAATTTTGTCTACAGGTATAAGTTTGACAAAAAGGGAAGAACCCTTTCCACCACAGTGTTTACTTCCTGGAACAAAAGGGATCAATTATCGGAATTGATTGCTGCTAACAGGGATTTCATAAGGGATATCAGGGATACGATCAATCAGGAGACGTTTGGGCTTTCGGATGGATTCAATTACAGGGCAACACTTCAGTTTACAGAACCCATCACAGAAAAATCACTCCTGACAGCTTCCTATCAAGTGGGTAATAACAAGACCTCTGCCGATCAGCAGACCTTCAGCATGCTGCCTGAGTTGGGCATAATGGTATTGGATACTGCACTGAGCAACGTTTTTGACAACAGATTTACCATTCAGAGACCAAGTGTGGGCTACAGCTATAATCTCAAAAACTGGAATATAAACGCTAATTTGGATTACCAATATGCCGTACAGGAAAATGAAAGCCTTTTCCCCTTGGAACGTACCTTCAACCAGTCTTTCAGTAATTTCCTACCTGGGATGAATGCGTTCTATAGAAACCAACAGAAAGGTACATCATTCAGACTTCGGTATAGAACCAATACCCAAGAGCCTACGGTCAACCAATTGCAAAATGTAATCAATAACCAAAACCCGCTTCAACTTTCTGTGGGTAACCCTGATCTGCAACAGGCGTTCTCCCATTCTGTTTTTACCAATTTCTCCAAAATCAACCTGGAGAAATCTAAAACATTCTTCTCATTCTTATTTGTATCGCTGACAGAAAACTTCATAGGAAACAGCACTTTTGTTTCCCAGACTGATTCTTTGATCAATGGGGAAATATTGCTGAGGCCAGGTGCACAGATCAGCAGGCCAGAAAACCTTTCTGGTCAGTTAAGATCCAGGCTTTTTGTGACTTATGGCTCCCCGATCAAAAAGTTAAAGTCTCAGTTCAACATGAACAGCAGTGTAGCCTTTAACCGTACTCCAGGTTTGATCAATGGACAGAAGAATTTCAATGACAATATTGACCTGAGCCAAGGATTGACTTTGACCAGTAATATCAGCAAGGATGTGGATTTTACACTATCTACTACAGGTACCTATACGATCGTAAACAGTAGTTTGCAAACGAACCTCAGTAACAACTTCTATATACAGAATTCCAATATCAGGTTCTATTATTCACCCAACAATGGGAAACTGTTTGTGTCCAATACGGTCAACAACATGTTGTACAGGGGCTTATCGGCTGACTTAGACCAATCAGTATGGTTATGGAATATTGAAGCAGGATACAGATTCCTTAAAGACAATAAAGGAGAGTTGAAATTCACTGTATTTGATTTGTTGAACCAGAACAATGCTATCGGAAGAACAGTCAATGATGTGACCATTGAAGATACCTTTACTAGGGTTTTAACTAGATACGGGCTTGTTTCTTTCACTTATATTATCGGTAATTTCAAACAGCAAGAAAGAAACGAAAGCGGCCCACCTATGGGAAGACCATGGGGAGGTGGCGGAGGAAGGACTTGGTAA
- the aspS gene encoding aspartate--tRNA ligase has product MLRTHTCGELRIGHVGQEVVLAGWVQRVRNKGGLVWVDLRDRYGLTQLIFEEGSTDKDLLDKAASLGREFVVQASGKVVERASKNDKLPTGDIEIKVDQLEILNSAKVPPFIIEDDTDGGDDLRMKYRYLDLRRNVVREKLQLRHRMMQETRRYMDGQDFIEVETPVLIKSTPEGARDFVVPSRVNPGEFYALPQSPQTFKQLLMVSGFDRYFQIVKCFRDEDLRADRQPEFTQIDCEMSFVSQEDILSTFEGLVRHLFRSVKGIELEEIKRMTYADAMKYYGNDKPDLRFDMKITELNDLAKGKGFSIFDQAELIVGICAKGAGEYTRKQLDELTDWVKRPQIGAKGLVYVRCNADGTFKSSVDKFYSNEDLKAWAEAMAAEPGDLLLVLSGEERSTRKQMSELRLKMGEDLGLRDRTVFKPLWVIDFPLLEWDEETQRFHAMHHPFTSPKKEDIPLLETDPGKVRANAYDLVINGVEIGGGSIRIHDRPTQQLMFKHLGFTDEEAQKQFGFLMEAFEYGAPPHGGIAFGFDRLCAIFGGSDSIRDYIAFPKNNSGRDVMIDSPSTISEEQLKELSIRVVIEPKS; this is encoded by the coding sequence ATGCTTAGAACACATACTTGCGGAGAATTAAGAATTGGACATGTTGGCCAGGAAGTTGTTTTGGCCGGCTGGGTACAAAGGGTAAGAAATAAAGGAGGTCTGGTTTGGGTGGATTTGAGAGATCGATATGGACTTACCCAGCTGATTTTTGAAGAGGGATCGACAGACAAAGACCTTTTGGACAAGGCAGCATCTTTGGGCCGGGAGTTTGTGGTTCAGGCCAGCGGAAAAGTGGTGGAAAGGGCTTCCAAAAATGATAAATTGCCTACCGGTGATATTGAAATCAAAGTAGATCAATTAGAAATACTTAATTCTGCCAAAGTTCCACCTTTCATTATTGAGGATGATACAGATGGAGGGGATGACCTTAGAATGAAATACCGTTACCTTGATCTTAGGAGAAATGTGGTCCGGGAGAAGCTTCAGCTTCGCCATAGAATGATGCAGGAAACCAGGAGGTACATGGATGGTCAGGATTTTATTGAAGTGGAGACACCGGTCCTGATAAAATCAACCCCCGAAGGTGCAAGGGATTTTGTCGTTCCAAGTAGGGTAAATCCGGGTGAATTTTATGCTTTGCCCCAATCTCCACAGACTTTCAAGCAATTGTTGATGGTCAGTGGGTTTGACAGGTATTTTCAGATTGTAAAGTGTTTCAGGGATGAGGATTTGAGAGCAGACAGGCAGCCTGAGTTTACCCAGATAGACTGTGAAATGTCTTTTGTAAGCCAAGAGGATATTCTCAGTACTTTTGAGGGCTTGGTGAGGCATTTGTTCAGGTCTGTAAAAGGAATTGAACTGGAAGAGATAAAAAGGATGACCTATGCCGATGCCATGAAATATTATGGGAATGACAAACCGGATCTCCGATTTGACATGAAGATTACGGAGTTGAATGATTTAGCAAAGGGCAAAGGATTCTCTATTTTTGACCAAGCAGAATTGATTGTTGGTATCTGTGCCAAAGGAGCTGGAGAATATACAAGAAAGCAGCTGGACGAATTGACCGATTGGGTGAAGCGTCCTCAGATTGGTGCCAAAGGACTGGTCTATGTCAGATGCAATGCTGACGGCACCTTCAAATCTTCCGTAGACAAATTTTATTCCAATGAGGATCTTAAGGCTTGGGCCGAAGCTATGGCTGCCGAACCAGGAGACCTTTTGTTGGTTTTGAGCGGAGAAGAAAGGAGCACCAGAAAGCAAATGTCCGAATTGCGCTTGAAGATGGGTGAGGATTTAGGGCTGAGAGATAGGACAGTATTCAAACCACTTTGGGTGATAGATTTTCCGTTGTTGGAGTGGGATGAGGAAACCCAGCGTTTCCATGCCATGCACCATCCATTTACCTCTCCTAAGAAGGAAGATATCCCATTACTGGAAACAGATCCAGGAAAAGTTAGGGCAAATGCCTATGATTTGGTCATCAACGGAGTGGAAATTGGAGGAGGGTCTATCAGGATCCATGACCGGCCAACTCAGCAATTGATGTTTAAACACTTAGGTTTTACAGATGAAGAAGCCCAAAAGCAATTTGGGTTTTTGATGGAAGCTTTTGAATATGGTGCGCCACCACACGGTGGTATTGCCTTTGGATTTGATAGACTGTGTGCCATCTTTGGTGGTTCTGATTCGATCAGGGATTATATTGCATTCCCTAAGAATAATTCGGGTAGGGATGTCATGATTGACTCTCCAAGCACCATTTCAGAAGAACAATTGAAGGAACTTTCTATCAGGGTTGTCATCGAACCGAAATCCTAA
- a CDS encoding peptidoglycan DD-metalloendopeptidase family protein, with protein MKKRWISASAMVFALAGGFYWLGDNFSLGAADETEIIFEEEFEEEEELFYGINIKELDVIEGVVGKNQTLSTILAPFNVPYQIIDEIARKSIDIFDVKKIAFNKKFIVLTPKDSSQAQFFIYEPNPVEYVVFKLDEVEVYKEEKPIELRHVEIGGVITKNLYTNMVDLGVNVGLIDKFADLFGWNVDFMSTPPGDKFKVVFKEKVVDGNVVGFTDIEAAFFEHKGQEYHAIPFTQNGELTFFDQNGNSFKKAFLRHPLEYSRISSRFNLNRFHPVQKVYKPHLGTDYAAKTGTEIRTIGDGTVVEARFTSANGNYVKIKHNGTYTTQYLHMSKIASGIKPGTRVKQGQVIGFVGSTGLATGPHLCFRFWKNGQQVDWLKEEIPPSDPISPENRLAFEQVKLEKMQQIAAIPLTEKPDKLVAEN; from the coding sequence ATGAAAAAAAGATGGATCAGCGCAAGTGCCATGGTTTTTGCGCTTGCAGGAGGTTTTTATTGGCTTGGAGACAACTTTTCCTTAGGTGCTGCAGATGAAACTGAAATAATTTTTGAAGAAGAGTTCGAAGAAGAGGAGGAACTATTTTATGGCATAAATATCAAAGAATTAGATGTGATAGAAGGAGTAGTCGGCAAAAATCAAACACTTTCCACAATTCTTGCTCCTTTCAATGTTCCATATCAAATTATAGATGAGATAGCAAGGAAATCCATTGATATTTTTGATGTTAAAAAAATTGCTTTCAATAAGAAATTTATTGTACTCACCCCAAAGGACTCCTCTCAGGCACAATTTTTTATTTATGAACCTAATCCAGTAGAATATGTAGTTTTCAAACTGGATGAGGTCGAAGTTTACAAAGAAGAAAAACCGATTGAATTAAGGCATGTAGAAATCGGAGGTGTCATAACCAAAAACCTGTACACCAATATGGTAGACCTAGGGGTCAATGTCGGCCTAATTGACAAATTCGCCGACTTGTTTGGATGGAATGTTGATTTTATGTCCACCCCCCCTGGTGATAAATTCAAAGTGGTGTTCAAGGAAAAAGTTGTTGACGGAAATGTTGTCGGGTTCACAGATATTGAAGCCGCATTTTTTGAACATAAAGGCCAGGAATACCATGCCATTCCTTTTACACAAAATGGCGAATTAACCTTTTTTGACCAAAATGGAAACAGCTTCAAAAAAGCTTTCTTAAGGCATCCATTAGAATACAGTAGAATAAGTTCAAGGTTTAACCTCAACAGATTTCATCCCGTCCAAAAAGTTTATAAACCTCATTTAGGCACCGACTATGCGGCTAAAACAGGAACAGAGATCCGTACGATAGGTGATGGAACCGTAGTAGAAGCCAGGTTTACTAGTGCTAATGGCAATTATGTCAAAATCAAACACAATGGCACTTACACTACCCAATACCTCCACATGTCAAAAATTGCTTCAGGCATCAAACCTGGAACAAGGGTAAAACAGGGTCAGGTTATAGGATTTGTGGGCAGCACTGGGTTAGCGACAGGACCACATTTATGTTTCAGATTCTGGAAAAACGGCCAACAAGTTGATTGGTTAAAAGAGGAAATCCCACCGTCTGATCCAATTTCTCCAGAAAACAGATTGGCATTTGAACAGGTTAAATTAGAGAAAATGCAACAGATTGCAGCTATTCCTTTGACTGAAAAACCAGATAAACTGGTTGCTGAAAATTAA